In the Silurus meridionalis isolate SWU-2019-XX chromosome 6, ASM1480568v1, whole genome shotgun sequence genome, one interval contains:
- the LOC124386979 gene encoding putative nuclease HARBI1, translating to MFAYPNEYLKERYRFSKNSFVYLTRLLKPHIANVTNRAVLRLAQKTFFVQCGRLGACGKGDWIPNVIGCIDGTHIPIKAPPINEGDCVNRKSIHSINVQVICEATQIITIVEAKWPGSVHDARIYQTFQQGMFCFIQFLFFFLFTIFVLYISIITGQYNGYLLGDRGYPCLPYLMTPYSEPEPGPQTRFNLPHSRTRAKVEMTIGILKSRFQSLRGLRVSPERACDIIVACVVLHNIATIRGESHPPCIEEDGPEEHLQILEANRDGRLLKDRICQNHLLIFLHWSARQCISLFPVKFNKIIIYIALHIHTHTHTHTHTLLVAPEGLQLIK from the exons ATGTTTGCATACCCTAATGAATATTTGAAAGAGCGTTATCGTTTCTCAAAAAATTCGTTCGTTTATTTAACACGTCTTTTAAAACCGCATATCGCAAATGTGACAAACCGCGCGGTTCTGCGCTtagcacagaaaacattttttgtacagtgtgggCGATTAGGGGCATGTGGGAAAGGCGACT GGATTCCAAATGTAATTGGGTGCATTGATGGCACTCACATTCCTATTAAAGCTCCACCAATAAATGAGGGAGACTGTGTTAATAGGAAATCTATTCATAGTATCAATGTGCAG GTAATATGTGAGGCAACCCAAATCATTACCATTGTCGAGGCAAAATGGCCAGGATCTGTGCATGATGCCAGAATTTACCAGACATTTCAGCAGGGCATGTTTTGctttatacaatttttattttttttcctttttactatATTTGTGTTGTACATTTCAATCATTACAGGACAGTACAATGGTTATTTGCTGGGGGACAGAGGATACCCTTGTCTGCCCTATTTAATGACACCCTACTCTGAACCTGAGCCTGGACCACAGACACGGTTTAACCTGCCTCACAGCCGAACACGGGCCAAGGTGGAGATGACTATAGGGATCCTCAAATCTCGGTTTCAGAGTCTGCGTGGGCTCCGGGTTAGTCCAGAGAGGGCATGCGACATTATAGTAGCTTGTGTTGTGCTTCACAATATTGCCACTATAAGAGGAGAGAGCCACCCTCCTTGTATTGAGGAAGATGGCCCAGAGGAACACCTACAGATTTTAGAGGCTAACAGAGACGGAAGACTTTTGAAAGACAGGATCTGTCAAAATcacttattaatttttttgcactggTCTGCCAGGcagtgtatttctttatttcctgtaaaattcaataaaataattatttatattgctttacacatacacacacacacacacacacacacacacacac TTCTTGTCGCTCCAGAAGGATTACAgcttattaaataa
- the LOC124386980 gene encoding putative nuclease HARBI1, with translation MFAYPNQYLKERYRFSKNSFVYLTRLLKPHIANVTNFCTENIFVQCGRLGACGKGQYNGYLLGDRGYPCLPYLMTPYSEPEPGPQTRFNLPHSRTRAKVEMTIGILKSRFQSLRGLRVSPERACNIIVACVVLHNIATIRGESHPPCIEEDGPEEHLQILEANRDGRLLKDRICQNHINFFALVCQAVYFFISSFK, from the exons ATGTTTGCATACCCTAATCAATATTTGAAAGAGCGTTATCGTTTCTCAAAAAATTCGTTCGTTTATTTAACACGTCTTTTAAAACCGCATATCGCAAATGTGacaaacttctgcacagaaaacatttttgtacaGTGTGGGCGATTAGGGGCATGTGGGAAAG GACAGTACAATGGTTATTTGCTGGGGGACAGAGGATACCCTTGTCTGCCCTATTTAATGACACCCTACTCTGAACCTGAGCCTGGACCACAGACACGGTTTAACCTGCCTCACAGCCGAACACGGGCCAAGGTGGAGATGACTATAGGGATCCTCAAATCTCGGTTTCAGAGTCTGCGTGGGCTCCGGGTTAGTCCAGAGAGGGCATGCAACATTATAGTAGCTTGTGTTGTGCTTCACAATATTGCCACTATAAGAGGAGAGAGCCACCCTCCTTGTATTGAGGAAGATGGCCCAGAGGAACACCTACAGATTTTAGAGGCTAACAGAGACGGAAGACTTTTGAAAGACAGGATCTGTCAAAAtcacattaatttttttgcactggTCTGCCAGGcagtgtatttctttatttcct cctttaagtGA